In the genome of Streptomyces lydicus, the window TCATCAACGCCCCGAGCCGCGATGAGGTGATCTTCACCAAGAACGCCTCGGAGTCGCTCAACCTCGTGGCCAACATGCTCGGCTGGGCCGAAGAGCCCTACCGCGTGGACCGCGAGACCGAGATCGTCATCACGGAGATGGAGCACCACTCCAACATCGTGCCGTGGCAGCTGCTCTCGCAGCGCACCGGCGCGAAGCTGAAGTGGTTCGGCATCACCGACGACGGACGTCTCGACCTGTCCAACATCGACGAGATCATCACGGAGCAGACGAAGATCGTCTCCTTCACGCTGGTCTCCAACATCATGGGCACCATCAACCCGGTCGAGACGATCATCCGCCGCGCCCAGGAGGTCGGCGCGCTGGTCTGCATCGACGCCTCGCAGGCCGCCCCGCACATGGTGCTGGACGTCCAGGCGCTGCAGGCCGACTTCGTGGCCTTCACCGGCCACAAGATGTGCGGCCCGACCGGCATCGGTGTGCTGTGGGGCCGCCAGGAGCTGCTGGAGGACCTCCCGCCGTTCCTCGGCGGCGGCGAGATGATCGAGACCGTCTCGATGCACTCCTCGACCTATGCGCCCGCGCCGCACAAGTTCGAGGCCGGTACGCCCCCGATCGCCCAGGCCGTCGGCCTCGGTGCGGCCGTGGACTACCTCACCTCGATCGGCATGGACAACATCGCCGCGCATGAGCACGCGATCACCGAGTACGCCGTCAAGCGGCTGCTGGAGGTCCCCGACCTGCGCATCATCGGCCCGAGCACGGCCGAGGACCGCGGGGCGACGCTCTCCTTCACGCTCGGTGACATCCATCCGCACGACGTCGGCCAGGTGCTGGACGAACAGGGCATAGCGGTCCGCGTGGGTCACCACTGCGCACGGCCGGTCTGCCTGCGCTTCGGAATTCCTGCGACCACGCGAGCGTCGTTCTATCTGTACTCCACCCCGGCCGAGGTCGACGCCCTGGTCGAGGGCCTGGAGCACGTCCGCAACTTCTTCGGTTAAGAAGACCCAGCCGGTTAACAAGCACAGCGGATGAGGACGAGGACTGACTGAGCCGTGAAGCTGGATTCCATGTACCAGGACGTCATCCTGGACCACTACAAGCACCCGCACGGGCGCGGTCTTCGGGACGGCGACGCCGAGGTGCACCACGTCAACCCCACGTGCGGTGACGAGATCACGCTGCGTGTGCGGCTCGACGGCGCGACGATTGCGGATGTGTCCTACGAGGGCCAGGGCTGCTCCATCAGCCAGGCCAGCGCGTCGGTGCTCAACGACCTCCTGGTCGGCAAGGAGCTCGGCGAGGCGCAGAAGATCCAGGAGACGTTCCTGGAGCTGATGCAGTCCAAGGGACAGGTCGAGCCGGATGACGCCATGGAGGAGGTGCTGGAGGACGCGGTGGCGTTCGCCGGCGTCTCCAAGTACCCGGCGCGCGTGAAGTGCGCGCTGCTCAGCTGGATGGCCTGGAAGGACGCCACGGCCAAGGCCCTCTCCGAGGAGGCGAAGACCGCATGACCGACACCCCGACCACCACCAAGCCGGCCTCGGAGGAAGAGGTCCGCGAGGCGCTGTACGACGTCGTCGACCCCGAGCTGGGCATCGATGTCGTCAACCTGGGGCTGATCTACGGCATCCACGTCGACGACGCCAATATCGCCACCATCGACATGACGCTGACCTCCGCGGCCTGCCCGCTGACCGACGTCATCGAGGACCAGGCGAAGTCCGCCACGGACGGCATCGTCAGCGAACTGAAGATCAACTGGGTCTGGATGCCCCCGTGG includes:
- a CDS encoding cysteine desulfurase, which gives rise to MTQLPGLLDTEAIRKDFPILDRQIHDGKKVVYLDNAATSQKPRQVLDALNAYYERHNANVHRGVHVLAEEATALYEGARDKVAAFINAPSRDEVIFTKNASESLNLVANMLGWAEEPYRVDRETEIVITEMEHHSNIVPWQLLSQRTGAKLKWFGITDDGRLDLSNIDEIITEQTKIVSFTLVSNIMGTINPVETIIRRAQEVGALVCIDASQAAPHMVLDVQALQADFVAFTGHKMCGPTGIGVLWGRQELLEDLPPFLGGGEMIETVSMHSSTYAPAPHKFEAGTPPIAQAVGLGAAVDYLTSIGMDNIAAHEHAITEYAVKRLLEVPDLRIIGPSTAEDRGATLSFTLGDIHPHDVGQVLDEQGIAVRVGHHCARPVCLRFGIPATTRASFYLYSTPAEVDALVEGLEHVRNFFG
- the sufU gene encoding Fe-S cluster assembly sulfur transfer protein SufU, whose translation is MKLDSMYQDVILDHYKHPHGRGLRDGDAEVHHVNPTCGDEITLRVRLDGATIADVSYEGQGCSISQASASVLNDLLVGKELGEAQKIQETFLELMQSKGQVEPDDAMEEVLEDAVAFAGVSKYPARVKCALLSWMAWKDATAKALSEEAKTA
- a CDS encoding metal-sulfur cluster assembly factor, yielding MTDTPTTTKPASEEEVREALYDVVDPELGIDVVNLGLIYGIHVDDANIATIDMTLTSAACPLTDVIEDQAKSATDGIVSELKINWVWMPPWGPDKITDDGREQLRALGFNV